One Desulfovibrio sp. X2 genomic window, GCGCCAGACGCAGATCATCTACCCCAAGGACATCGGGTACATCTGCATGCGGCTGTCCATCGGCCCGGGCGCGCGCGTCATCGAGGCGGGCTCCGGCTCCGGCTCCATGACCCTGGCCCTGGCCTGGTACGTGGGGCCCACCGGCAAGGTCTACACCCACGAGCGCCGCGAGGAGTTCCGCAAGCTCTGCGGCCGCAACCTCGCCTGGGCCGGGCTGGACGACGGCCGCGTGCAGCAGTACGACCGCGACATCGCGGACGGCTTCGCCGAGGAGTCCGCGAACGCCGACGCCCTGTTCCTGGACGTGCGCGAGCCCTGGGAATACCTCGAGCTGGCCGCGGGGGCCGTCAAACCCGGCGCGCCGCTCGGCTTCCTCCTGCCCACGGTCAACCAGGTCAGCGACCTGGTGCGGGGGCTGCAGGCCGGACCCTTCATGGACGTGGAGATCGCGGAGATCCTCGTTCGCCGCTACAAGCCCGTGCCCGACCGCCTGCGTCCCGCGGACCGCATGATCGCCCACACGGGCTTCCTCGTCTTCTGCCGCGCGGCCGTGCCGCCCTTCGATCCGGAGCCGGTCCGCAAGTCCGTGCACGAGATCCCGGTGGGCGACTTCCGTGCCGCCTCGGCCCGGGCCTCGGCCCGCGAATCTGCCAGGGACTCCGCCCGCGAGGCCATGCGCGAGGCCGGGGGCTGCGCGCCCCTGAGCGATCCGGACGAGTTCGGCCCCGACACCGGCCCCGACATGGGAACTGACGTCGGCGACGCGCCGAACGGCGTGCGCGACGGCGCGCAAGACCTCGACGGGGAATAGCCCGTGGCCGTGGAGCATCCCCAGGGCGGCGGCGCGGCATACAGGGCCGCGCTGCCCGCCCTGCTCCTGACCACCTTCTGCTTCTTCTCGCTCTTCCTCGCCCGCGTCGTGGTCGGGCCGCTCATGGTGCCCATCGAGGCCGCGCTCCACGCCTCGCACACCGAGGCCGGGGCCTGCGTGCTCATGATCGGCCTGGGCGCCATGCTGACCATGCTCGGCAACGGCTTCGTCTCCGGCCCCCTCGGCCACCGCGCAACCGTGGTCGCGGCCCTGCTCCTGGGCGCGACGGGCTCCTTCACCGCGGCCGGAGCCCACGCCCTGCCGCGCTTCATGGCCGGACTCTTCGGCGTGGGGCTCGGCGCCGGGCTCTACATGCCCTCGGCCATCAGCATCATCACCCACGTCGTGCGCCGCGAGGACTGGGGCTCGGCCATCGGCACCCACGAGGCCGCGCCCAACTCCGGCTTCATTCTCGCCCCCCTGGCCGCGGAGGCCGCCCTGGCCCTGTCCGGCTGGCGCGAGGCCTACATGGGGCTCGGCTCGATGCTGCTGCTCGCCGCCGTGCTCTTCGCCCTGCGCGGGCCCGGCCGGGGCCTGGCCGGAACCACGCCCAACCCGGCGCTCCTGAAGGAAGTCCTGCGCACCCCGGCCTTCTGGATCATGGCCGCGCTCTTCGGCCTGGCCGTGGGCACCACCATCGGCCCGTACAACATGCTGCCCCTGGCCCTGGTGCACGAGCACGGCTACTCCCGCGCCGACGCCAACACGCTGCTCTCCCTCTCGCGCCTCTCCGGCGTCTTCGCGGCCTACGCCGCGGGCAAGCTCACCGACCGCTTCGGACCGCGCCGCACCATCCTCGGCGTCCTGCTCCTGTCCGGGCTCACCACCGCGGGCATCGGCCTCTTCACCGGCCGCGCCCTCGTGCTCATGGTGCTGCTGCAGCCCATCGTGGCCGTCGGCTTCTTCCCCGCGGGCTTCACCGCCATCTCCCAGATCTTCGACTGGCGCACCAGAAGCGTCGCCCTGTCCGGCGTCACCCCCGTGGGCGCCGCCGTGGGCAGCGGCCTCATCCCCGTGGCCATGGGCTGGCTCGGCGACCACGCCACCTTCTCCCTCGGCTTCCTCGGCCTCGGCGCCTGCCTCCTCGCCGCCATCCCCCTGGCCCGCCGCCTGCCCCGGCCGGGCTAGGCCCGGGCACGGACGGAGGACGGAGGACGCCTCCGGCGGGCAGGGAGGGCGCCGCCCTCCCTGCACCCTCCCGCCAGGGCGGGGGCTGCGCACCCCCGCCCTGGACCCACCCCGCGCGAGGGGTGACCCCTCGACCCGCTTCGCACGCGGCACGACCGGTGAATGGAAGAGAAGGAATCTGGGCGTGGAAGGCGGAGGACGGAGGTGTCCTCGATTTCCCGTGTGGCGCCCGGCGGCTCTCTTACTTGACCCGCTGCAGCGTGCCCTGGTCCCAGAGCGCGCCGTCCGATTTGCGCAGGGTGAAGGTGAGCGTGTCGTCGCCGGTCTTGGAGAGGTGGATGCGGCCGGACCACATGGCCGCGCAGTCGCCTCCCGAGACCGTGTCCACGACGGTCGCGAGCTCGGTGTCCGTGGAGACGCTCGGCTCCTTGAGCTCGATGGAGCAGCTGTCCTGGCCGGTGAAGCGGAAGGTGCGGTCCGAGTTGATGAGGGTGAGGAACGCGGCCTCGCCGTGGCCGGAAGCTCCGGACCAGCGGCCCCTGAACGCGCCGTTGCCGGGGCGGGCGGGCGTCCTGGCCGCGCCTGCCCCGGCGGGCAGGGCGAGGCAGAGCACGGCCGCGAAAAGGACGAGCAGCAGCCCCCGGCCCTGCGGGTGCATGCGGGACTGGATGAGGGGCTGCGCTGGGATCGAGACGAAGGGCTTGGTCATGGAGGCGTCTCCTCGAGACTGATTGAGGTCAGGCGTTCACGTAGCTGCCGGACATGATGCCACGACGCGGCGCGGAGTTCAAAGTGCGGGCCGGGCGATGCGCAAGCGATCGCGCTCCTGCGCCCGCCCCGCCCCGCGAAGCGCGCCAAAAAGTTTTGGGGGATGTGGGGGATGGGGTGCGGGGCGCGATCCCCAGGCCGTTCAAAAAGCGTCAGATGCAAGGCGCAAGAAAAGCTCAAGCCCGAAGCGTATTGGGTATACGTGAGGGTTTGAGCTTTTCGCGGCAACGCGGCAGAGGGCGCTTTTTCAGCGGCCTGGACCCTTTTTCAAAAGGGGCCTTCTCCCCCTTCCCCGCTTCTTATTCCTCTCTCTCCTCTCAACCCAGCGGGCACTCCCGGCCGCCGAGGAGGCGCAGGATGGTGTCGCGGTCGGCGATGCCCTTGAGGCGGCCCGCGTCGTCGCTGACCACGAGGCGGCGGACGTGGTTGTGGAGCATGATGCGCAGCACTTCGGGCAGGGGGGTGGTCTCCTGCACGGTGATCACGTCCTCGTGCATGACGTCCGCGGCCGTGCCGCGCCATTCGCTGCCCGGGGCGCCGCCGCCGGAGAGCAGGCGGGCGAGGCTGTGCAGCAGCCCGGGGTGCTTTTCGCGCGCGTAGCGGGCGATGAGGTCGCCGTCGAGCACGATGCCCAGGATGGTTTGGTCCTCGTCCGTGACCACGACGCGGCGCAGGGGATTTTGCAGGATCATCTCGAGCACCTGGCGCAGGGGCGTGTCCGGGCGGCAGGCGGGCACGTCGCGGAACATGGCGTCGGCCGCGGCGCGGGCCAGGGCCGGGGGCAGGCAGGGCAGGGCCGTGGGCAGGGTGGCGGCGCGGGAGTAGGTGCGCAGCACGTCCGAGCGGCTGATCACGCCCGCCAGGTCGCCCGCGTCGTCCACGACCACGAGGCGCTTGAGCCGCCTGTCGGCCATCATCTGTGCGGCCTCGGGCACGGTGGCGCAAAGGTTCACGCTCACGGGCGGGGAGGTCATGACGTCGCGCGCGGCAAGGCCCGTGGCCGAAAGGCCCCGCAGCAGCTCGTCCTGCATGTCCTTGGGCAGGCGGTCGTGGATGTCCAGGCGCAGCCCCATGGAGGAGCGGTTCAGCAGGTCGCCGCCGGTGACCATGCCCACGGGCCGCCCCTTGTCCACGACCGGCACGGCCTTGACGCCGCGCTCGAGCAGCAGGCGCACCACGTCCGCCACGGGCGCGGCCGGGGAGACGGTGACGGGCTTCGCGCTCATCACGTCGCGCACGCGCAGGGGCAGGTGGAAGGCGCCCTTGCCCTTGGAGAGGCTGACCAGGCCCTCGGGGAGGAGGGCCTCCAGGCGCGGCAGGAAGGCCTGGATGCGCTCCGGCACGTCCACGATCTCCACGACCACGGGCAGGTCCTCGGAGAGGCGGAGGATGGAGTCGGTGTGGATGCGGCTGTCGGCGCCGAAGCCCGCGACGCCGCGCAGGACCGTGGCCCCGGCCAGGCCGCGAGAGCGGGCCTCCTCGACCACGGCCTCGTAGGCCGGGCGTCCCTCGTGCCGGGCGGTCTCCCCGAGGAAGATGCGAAGGATTTCGATGTCGATCATGCCGGTTCTTCCTGTGTGGGCCGCTTCCGGCCGTTAGAGGATCCTGCCCAGGGCCATGCCGATCCGCAGGGCGGCGAGGCCGACCACGATCTGGCCCACGATGTTCGCGCCGAGCGTGAGCAGCTGCGCGTGGGTGATGAGGGCCGAGGATTCGTAGATGAAGGTGGAGAAGGTGGTGAAGGCGCCCATGAAGCCCACCAGGGCGGCGGCGCGGATCTGGGGCGGGATGACCATGCGCTCGTCGCTCAGGACCCAGACGAGGCCGAAGAGGAACGAGCCCAGGATGTTCACGCTCGCGGTGCCCCAGGGGAAGGCGTGGCCCATGACGGCATGCGCGGCCCCGGAGAGCCAGGCGCGGGCCAGGGCCCCGGCCGCCCCGCCCAGGGCTATGGCGACGATCTTCTTCACTGTGCGCTGTCCTCCTTGGGCGCGTCCCGTCCGCATGGGCCGCGTCTCACCGCGACGAACCAACAAAAAACCACGCCCTGCGGCGTGGTCGTCTTCGGATACAGTCCTGCCGCATTGTCGTCCGGCAGGAGTCATCAGCATGGTGCGGTTCTCGGGGGACTCCATCCCCGTGGCGGCCGGAACGGTCATCGTCCCTGCGCCCTTTTATCGTCATCCTATAGTCCTTGCCCGGGCCCGCGTCCAGAGGCTTGTGCGCTCAGGCGCGGCGCGGCCCGAGCACGGCCAGGGCGATGCCGCCGAGCACGGCGGCCGAGGAGAGGGCGAGGCGCAGGGTGACGGCCTCGCCCAGGAGGAGCGCGCCGCCCGCCGCGGCGATGACCGGCACGGAGAGCTGCACCGCCGCGGCCCGGGTGGCGGAGAGATGGGGCAGCACGGCGTACCACAGGGCGTAGCCGAGCCCCGAGGCCAGGGCGCCCGAGGCCACGGCCAGGACGAGCCCGGCCGGGTCCATGGCCACGCGCGGCGTGGCTGCGGCCATGACGGCGAGCAGGGCGGCGGCCGGGGGCAGGGCGCGGATGAAGTTGCCCGCGGTGTCGGCCGCGGGATCGCCGCGGCCCCGGCCGAGGAGCGAGTAGACGCCCCAGGCCGCGCCCGCGGCGAGCATGAGCATGGCCCCGGCCAGGGGCGGCGCCTCGAGCCCGGGCAGGAGGAGGCAGACGAGCCCGGCGAAGGCCAGGGCCAGACCCAGGGCCTGGCGGGCGGCGAGCCGTTCGCCGTGCAGCAGGCCGTAGCCGACCATGGTGGCCTGCACCGCGGCGAAGAGCAGCAGGGCGCCGACCGAGGCGGGCAGGGCGAGGTAGGCGAAGGAGAAGCCCGCGGCGTAGACGAACAGCGCGCAGGCCGCGGGCCGGCTGCCGCGGCGCCGCGCGGGCGTCGCGGCCGGGCCGTCGGCGCGGGCGCCACGGAGCTTCAGCACCAGCCACAGCGCCAGGGCCGCGGAGGCGATGCGCACGGCGGTGAAGCTCGCGGCGTCGCAGTGCGCGGCGCGCAGGGCCTCGCGGCAGAGCAGCGAGTTGGCCGCGAAGGCGAGCATGGTCAGGGCCGTGAGGGCGGCGAGCCTGCCCGCGCGCGTGGCCCTTTCCGCTGGGCGCGGCCCGTCAGTCCTCTTCAGGGTAGCCCCGGGCGACGTGGTAGAGGGCGGGGTAGTGGGGGAAGACGTCCATGTAGGGGCCGACGAGGGTCATGAAATCCTCGGCCGCCACCGCCTTCTGGAAATGGTCGGCCGACTCCCACTCGGTCATGTTGACGAAGCCGAAGCGCGCGCCGTGCGCCACGGCCCGGTGCAGCCTGGTGGAGAGAAATCCCGGCTGGCGGCGCAAGTAGGCCGCGGCCTTCTCCCAGAACGCCAGGAACTCGCCCTCCTGCCCCTCGGGCACCTCGAAGGGATTGATCAGGGTCACGTGCGACATGCGCGTCTCCTTTTCGGCCGCATTTTCCCCAGGATACAGGCTTCTCGCGGACACGCGCAACAATTCTCTCTACTTGGGAAAATGGGGCTGCCGTCTCCCGGCTCTCGGCCATCCCCGCGAAACGCGCCGAAAAGTTTTGGAGGATGAGGGGGGAGGGGAGAGGGGATCTTTGCCCAAAAGGAACATCCCGAGCTTCCACCTTCCGTAGATGAAGTACGGAAGCCGAATTTAGCGAAATCATTATTTGAAACCTCATTCATTTGAGAAAATTTTCTATTCATTACGGTTTCATCGATCTGATCACTGGTCGATTCATTCACGACTCGTATCAATCGTATCTTGGAATGGAATCAGTCAGGGCCGCCGGTTTTAATGGTCGATTTCTATCTGCAATCTGCAAAAAGAAAATTTCCCTCGAACAGACGGCATGCTAGATTTTTATCATCCGCACTTTTGCGGGATTGGTTAACTTCCAAAACAAGGAGAACGATAATGGCGTATCTTGAAATCACTCTCAAGGTGTCCGAGAGCAACCGCCCGTCTGCCGCAAAGGTTTATCGCGACTACAAAGAAAGGTTCCTGAAGGAGATCAAGGGCGCGCAGTCCAAGGAACTGCTCATTCGCGACGAAGACGTCCAGGTACTGCATGGTTTCGCCGGTGTTGCCGACGCTCAGGCCTACCTCAAAAGCGAACTGTTCAATCAGGGTGTAGTGAAGGCCCTTGCCCCCTACCTCGATGCCGAGCCGGAGGTGCGCGTTTACGACGTCGCCTAAGCCGTCCATCGTCCTCGAGCCTTCTCTCCGTGAAGCGCTCCCGGTTTAGTGCCGGGAGCGCTTCTTCCGGTTCCCTTTATTGCTGATGGAGGAACTAGGAGCTGTACCTTCCAACTCTCGGGATGCCGCAAGGTGCTCGGCGGAACTCATTGGTCCTTCTTGTCAGCCCCGTATAGAGACCGTGGCGGGAGGAAGGAACCCCGACATCCTGAAACGGCAACGGGCAGGCATCACTCGCACACGGGAAGACACACTGGTTCCAAAAGGCCCCGTTCTCCCTCTTCCCCGCATTTCGTCACGCGCGCACGCCCTCCGGCCCCCTGCCGCGCCGCGCCACACGGCGCGGGCAGGGGGAGGATGAGGCGGCGGCTTGTCGCCGGGGCAGGGACGCTTTCCGGCCTAGAGGCCGTCCAGCCAGTTGTCGAGCCAGTCGGTCGCCGCCGAGGACATCTCGGCCAGGGTGATGCCCTTGGCCGGGGTGGTGTCCGCGAAGGCGTAGATGGGGGAGTCCTCGTCCTCTGTGCCCGCGTAGCCGCGCCAGAGGGTGTAGAGGGCGAAGTCTTCGTAGTCTTCCCAGACCACGACCACGCCGCGCTCGGGGCGCCAGGCGAGGATGGGGCCTTTGAGGGCTATCTCGTCCAGGGTGAAGCCGAAGAAGGTGCCGACGCTCGCGGGTTGGTGGATGAGGATGGTCTGCATTGTCCGCTCTCCTGGTTGTGGTTTGCCCAAGGAGGAAAATCGACGCGGTCAGCTTTTCACTCATTACCGCCTTAGACGCCTTGCCGGATGCTTGGCAAGAATTTTTTCCGGCCGAAGCCGAAAAGTAACGCGGCGCGCCAAGGGGCTTGCCTTCGCCGGGCGGGGGGCTAGAATGGGCCGGAATGCTGCTTTACGTCCACGTCCCCTTCTGCCGCCGCAAGTGCACCTACTGCGCCTTCGCCTCCCAGGTCCCGGAGGGCGACGACTTCGCGCTGTGGGAGCGCGCGCTCACGGCCGAGATGGAGCTGTCGTCCAAACGCTTCGGCCGCCCGGTGCTCGAGACCGTCTACTTCGGCGGGGGCACGCCCTCGCTGCTGCCCGCCTGGCTGTTCGGCTGCGTGGCGGACGCCGTGCGGAAAAACTTCGAGGTCCCCAAGGGCATCGAGTTCACGGTGGAGGCCAACCCGGAGTCCGCGGACCTGCACACGCTGCAGGACCTCGTCGCGGCCGGGGCCACCCGCCTCTCCCTCGGGGTGCAGAGCTTTGCGGACGACGACCTGCGCCTGCTCGGGCGGCCGCACACGGGCGAGCAGGCCGTGGCCGCGTACGAGGCGGCGCGGTACGCGGGCTTCCGCAACGTGGGGCTGGACCTCATCTGGGGGCTGCCGGGCCAGCGCACGGCCACCTGGCTCAGGCAGCTCAAGGTCGCGGCCGAGAAGCTCCGGCCCGAGCACCTTTCCTGCTATTCGCTGACGCCGGAGCCGGGCACGCCGCTCGCCGCGCTCCTCGAGGGCGGGCAGCTGGCGCTGCCGGGCGAGAACGAGCAGTCGCGCATGTTCATGACCGGCTCGGCCTACCTCGAGGGCCAGGGCTACCTGCACTACGAAATCTCCAATTTCGCCCGCATGGGCTTCACGAGCAGGCACAACACGGGCTACTGGGAAGGCAAGGACTACCTGGGGCTCGGGCCGTCCGCGGTGTCCACCGTGGGCGGGAGGCGCTGGGAGAACCCGCGCGGCCTGGCCGCGTGGGCCGAGGAGGCGCTGGCCGGGAAGAGCGGCGCGCGCCCCGAGGAGCTGGACCGGGCCACGCGGCTGCGCGAGCTGGTGATGCTCTCGCTGCGCACGAGCAAGGGGCTGTCCATGGCCGCCTACCGCGAGCTCTCGGGCCGCAGCTTCTCCGAGGAGCACGGCGCGCTCCTCCAGGCGCTGCGCCGGCACGGCCTGGTGCGCATAAGCAAGGGCCAGGTGCGGCTCTCGGCCAACGGCATGCTGGTCTCGAACCTGATCCTCGAACGGCTCATGGGGACGTGAGGGGGACGTGAGCGGACACGCGAGGGGAACGCGAGCAGGCGGCGCGGCGGTTTTTTCGTAACGCAAAGGCGATGCAACGTGCCGCCGGACAGGCTATGAACACGATGCGTCACGGCACGTCACGACACGTCACGACACGTTTGCGACACGTCTGCGGCACGTCCGGCGCGGGGCGCACACGGGAGGCGGCCATGATCACGATGTACGCGGAGCGGGAGGGCAGATGGCTCGCCGGGAACGTGGAGGCGGACAAGCCCTTCGCGCTGCCGGACGGGGCCGTGTGGCTGGACATGAGCTCGCCCACCGAGGAGGAGAAGCGGCTCGTGGGCGCGGCGCTCGGCATAGAGATCCCGAGCCGGGCGGAGATGGAGGAGATCGAGGTCTCGAGCCGCCTGTACCAGGAGGACGGGGCCAGCTTCATGACCGCGAGCATCCTCTCGCGCGTGGAGCAGCACCACATCGACGCCTCGGCCATCACCTTCATCCTGGCGGGCAAGTGCCTGGTCACGGTGCGCTTCACCGAGCCCAAGCCCTTTGCCGCGCACGCGGCGCGGCTGCTCAAGGCGGGCGCGCACTGCGACTCGAGTCCGGACATCCTGCTCGGCCTGCTCGAGACCATCGTGGACCGGCTGGCCGACCTCCTGGAGCTCTCCGCTGCCGCGGTGGACGCGCTCTCGCACCGGGTCTTCCGCTCCCGGCCCGGGGACGGTCGCGAGGACGTGGACCTCACGGCCACGCTCAAGGACATCGGCATCGAGGGCGACCACGCCTCCAAGATCCGCGAGTCGCTGGTGAGCATCGGCCGCATGGGCATGTTCCTGGGCCAGGCCACCAACGGGCACATGACCTGCGCGGACTTCCGCGACCGGCTCTTCGTGCTCACGCGCGACGTGGGGTCGCTGAGCGACCACGCGGGCTTCGTGGCCAACAAGATCAACTTCCTGCTCGACGCTACCCTGGGCATGATCAACATCGAGCAGAACGCCATCATAAAGATATTCTCCGTGGTCGCGGTGGTCTTCCTGCCGCCCACGCTCATCGCCAGCATCTACGGCATGAACTTCAAGCACATGCCCGAGCTCTCCTCGGAGTTCGGCTACCCGCTGGCCATCGTGCTGATGGTCCTCTCGGCCATCCTGCCCTACGTCTTCTTCAAGCGGAAGAAGTGGCTCTAGGGCCGGAAGGCGGCTGCGCCCGGAACAGGGCTTGACGGGGCGGGCGGGAAGCGCCAAAAGTCGGCGCTCCCTTGCCAGGGCGGGCAGGGGATTGTATTGAGCGAGGAGCCGGGTCCGGTCCGGCGGCCGGGAGCCGCCGGGATGGAGCCGAGAGCCCGGCGGAGGGCCGCCTCGCGGCCCCGACGAATGCCGGACGAACACGCCCGAACGCGCCCGCGCACGGCGGGCGAGCGAGGAAACGTGCCATGAAGAAGCTGCTCCTTGTCCTGGTCCTGCTGGCCGCGGCCGCGCCCGTCGCGCCCGTTTCGGCGGGCACCTTCTGCCCGAGCTACGGCGTCTCCTGCTACCGCACCCCCAAAGCGGACCCGAGCATGTTCCTGCTCGAGATCGGCAACAAGGACGGAGACTACATGGGCTCCATCCGGCTGCTTGAGGGCGAGTGCGGCTTCTTCTGCTGCGGCCCGTGCGACGAGTCCAAGCGCGACGTGGACTGGGACGCGCGGTGCAACAGCCGCTTCGTGGAGTGCCAGGGCCGCTGCAAGGGCTACTAGCCGCCCGGTCCGGGACGCGGTTCCGGACCCGACATGCCGACGAGACAGTACGAGACCGCGAGACAGAGACAGACGCACGTGACCAAGGAAGTCCAGCTCAAACGCCCGAGCCTGCTGCTCATCGACGCGGGCAACACGAACGTGAAGTTCGGCCTGGCAGGGGCCGACGGAGCCATAGAGGCCTATTCCCTGCCCTCGGCCCAGCTTTCCACCGCGGACGCGCTCGGCCTGTCCGTGGACGGCCTGTGCCGCCACGCGGGGCTCGACCCGCGCGACCTCTCGGCCTGGGTCATCTCCTCGGTGGTGCCGCGCCTCGACCCGCTGCTGCGCGCCGCGGCCGGGCGCTTCTGCGGCTGCCCGGCGCTCTTCGTGCCCGAGGACGTGCCCCTGCCGCTGGAGAACCGCTACCAGAAGCCCTCCGAGGTCGGGGCGGACCGGCTGGTGGCGGCTTACGGGGCCGTGCGGCTGCATCCCGCGCCCGGCCACGTGGTCATAGATTTCGGCACGGCCACCACGGTGGACTGCGTCACGGCCGGGGCGTACCTGG contains:
- a CDS encoding tRNA (adenine-N1)-methyltransferase, which gives rise to MISEGELVLLVSPKGKRYMRRLTLREPLHTGDGRLDMSSVQEAGFGGYATTHLGRDYLVLKPTLHDMCKNLKRQTQIIYPKDIGYICMRLSIGPGARVIEAGSGSGSMTLALAWYVGPTGKVYTHERREEFRKLCGRNLAWAGLDDGRVQQYDRDIADGFAEESANADALFLDVREPWEYLELAAGAVKPGAPLGFLLPTVNQVSDLVRGLQAGPFMDVEIAEILVRRYKPVPDRLRPADRMIAHTGFLVFCRAAVPPFDPEPVRKSVHEIPVGDFRAASARASARESARDSAREAMREAGGCAPLSDPDEFGPDTGPDMGTDVGDAPNGVRDGAQDLDGE
- a CDS encoding nitrate/nitrite transporter — encoded protein: MAVEHPQGGGAAYRAALPALLLTTFCFFSLFLARVVVGPLMVPIEAALHASHTEAGACVLMIGLGAMLTMLGNGFVSGPLGHRATVVAALLLGATGSFTAAGAHALPRFMAGLFGVGLGAGLYMPSAISIITHVVRREDWGSAIGTHEAAPNSGFILAPLAAEAALALSGWREAYMGLGSMLLLAAVLFALRGPGRGLAGTTPNPALLKEVLRTPAFWIMAALFGLAVGTTIGPYNMLPLALVHEHGYSRADANTLLSLSRLSGVFAAYAAGKLTDRFGPRRTILGVLLLSGLTTAGIGLFTGRALVLMVLLQPIVAVGFFPAGFTAISQIFDWRTRSVALSGVTPVGAAVGSGLIPVAMGWLGDHATFSLGFLGLGACLLAAIPLARRLPRPG
- a CDS encoding DUF190 domain-containing protein, with product MIDIEILRIFLGETARHEGRPAYEAVVEEARSRGLAGATVLRGVAGFGADSRIHTDSILRLSEDLPVVVEIVDVPERIQAFLPRLEALLPEGLVSLSKGKGAFHLPLRVRDVMSAKPVTVSPAAPVADVVRLLLERGVKAVPVVDKGRPVGMVTGGDLLNRSSMGLRLDIHDRLPKDMQDELLRGLSATGLAARDVMTSPPVSVNLCATVPEAAQMMADRRLKRLVVVDDAGDLAGVISRSDVLRTYSRAATLPTALPCLPPALARAAADAMFRDVPACRPDTPLRQVLEMILQNPLRRVVVTDEDQTILGIVLDGDLIARYAREKHPGLLHSLARLLSGGGAPGSEWRGTAADVMHEDVITVQETTPLPEVLRIMLHNHVRRLVVSDDAGRLKGIADRDTILRLLGGRECPLG
- a CDS encoding CrcB family protein translates to MKKIVAIALGGAAGALARAWLSGAAHAVMGHAFPWGTASVNILGSFLFGLVWVLSDERMVIPPQIRAAALVGFMGAFTTFSTFIYESSALITHAQLLTLGANIVGQIVVGLAALRIGMALGRIL
- a CDS encoding DMT family transporter, which encodes MLAFAANSLLCREALRAAHCDAASFTAVRIASAALALWLVLKLRGARADGPAATPARRRGSRPAACALFVYAAGFSFAYLALPASVGALLLFAAVQATMVGYGLLHGERLAARQALGLALAFAGLVCLLLPGLEAPPLAGAMLMLAAGAAWGVYSLLGRGRGDPAADTAGNFIRALPPAAALLAVMAAATPRVAMDPAGLVLAVASGALASGLGYALWYAVLPHLSATRAAAVQLSVPVIAAAGGALLLGEAVTLRLALSSAAVLGGIALAVLGPRRA
- a CDS encoding antibiotic biosynthesis monooxygenase, producing MSHVTLINPFEVPEGQEGEFLAFWEKAAAYLRRQPGFLSTRLHRAVAHGARFGFVNMTEWESADHFQKAVAAEDFMTLVGPYMDVFPHYPALYHVARGYPEED
- the hemW gene encoding radical SAM family heme chaperone HemW, with amino-acid sequence MLLYVHVPFCRRKCTYCAFASQVPEGDDFALWERALTAEMELSSKRFGRPVLETVYFGGGTPSLLPAWLFGCVADAVRKNFEVPKGIEFTVEANPESADLHTLQDLVAAGATRLSLGVQSFADDDLRLLGRPHTGEQAVAAYEAARYAGFRNVGLDLIWGLPGQRTATWLRQLKVAAEKLRPEHLSCYSLTPEPGTPLAALLEGGQLALPGENEQSRMFMTGSAYLEGQGYLHYEISNFARMGFTSRHNTGYWEGKDYLGLGPSAVSTVGGRRWENPRGLAAWAEEALAGKSGARPEELDRATRLRELVMLSLRTSKGLSMAAYRELSGRSFSEEHGALLQALRRHGLVRISKGQVRLSANGMLVSNLILERLMGT
- a CDS encoding magnesium transporter CorA family protein; this encodes MITMYAEREGRWLAGNVEADKPFALPDGAVWLDMSSPTEEEKRLVGAALGIEIPSRAEMEEIEVSSRLYQEDGASFMTASILSRVEQHHIDASAITFILAGKCLVTVRFTEPKPFAAHAARLLKAGAHCDSSPDILLGLLETIVDRLADLLELSAAAVDALSHRVFRSRPGDGREDVDLTATLKDIGIEGDHASKIRESLVSIGRMGMFLGQATNGHMTCADFRDRLFVLTRDVGSLSDHAGFVANKINFLLDATLGMINIEQNAIIKIFSVVAVVFLPPTLIASIYGMNFKHMPELSSEFGYPLAIVLMVLSAILPYVFFKRKKWL
- a CDS encoding type III pantothenate kinase yields the protein MPTRQYETARQRQTHVTKEVQLKRPSLLLIDAGNTNVKFGLAGADGAIEAYSLPSAQLSTADALGLSVDGLCRHAGLDPRDLSAWVISSVVPRLDPLLRAAAGRFCGCPALFVPEDVPLPLENRYQKPSEVGADRLVAAYGAVRLHPAPGHVVIDFGTATTVDCVTAGAYLGGLICPGLLSSAQALSGGTAKLPQADFRVEGEELDLGTSTAKSLNHGLVFGFAAMVEGLTARLLPRLPAGSTVVATGGFAEVVAKVCPAIRTVRPDLMLEGLRLAYLDNPAFAPREE